A region from the Lentisphaera araneosa HTCC2155 genome encodes:
- a CDS encoding arylsulfatase yields the protein MKYIALVLIALIQFMAAENKKPNIIIFLTDDQGWGDLSINGNKDISTPNIDSLAHDGALFENFYVQPVCSPTRAELLTGRYAFRSGVRSTSEGGERFNLDEQTIADVFKKAGYATGAFGKWHSGMQYPYHPNGRGFDEFYGFCSGHWGNYYSPMLEHNGKIVKGQGFCVDDFTSKAMDFIEENKEKPFLVYLPYNTPHSPMQVPDRFWEKYQDKTLTMKNTYNKKWGHGEDFVKAALAMCENIDWNVGRVLNKLDELQIADNTIVLYFSDNGPNSPRWNGEMKGKKGSVDEGGVRSPLHLRWPQKVAQGQVIKEVTGAIDLLPTLSSMAGIEFQSKKKLDGLDFSSLLTGKEKNWNDQRTMLAYWRGKMTLRSQHHRLDSQGRLYDMRNDRAQENDLRKELSHLKTQLMSELKIYDREDKQLMSQKDGRPFVICHKDFEWTQIPARDGRASEGITRSNKFPNCSFFTNWKKLSDSISFDAKVQHAGEYEVEIYYTCLKGSEGSEFRISFGDSSIDGKITKAHDPPLFGMKEDRSKRGESYVKDFKALKLGTVVLKEGQQKIEMRALKIPGDQVMDFRLMMLRKVK from the coding sequence ATGAAATATATTGCCTTAGTACTTATCGCCTTAATTCAGTTTATGGCAGCAGAAAATAAAAAACCTAATATCATCATTTTTTTAACGGATGACCAAGGATGGGGTGACCTAAGTATCAATGGCAATAAAGATATCTCAACGCCCAATATTGACTCTCTCGCTCACGATGGAGCCCTGTTTGAAAACTTCTATGTTCAGCCTGTTTGTTCTCCAACACGGGCTGAACTTTTAACTGGGCGTTATGCCTTTCGCAGTGGAGTCCGCAGTACCTCTGAAGGTGGTGAACGTTTTAACCTTGATGAACAGACAATTGCTGATGTGTTTAAAAAAGCTGGGTACGCAACTGGCGCTTTTGGGAAATGGCATAGTGGAATGCAGTATCCCTACCATCCAAATGGTCGAGGCTTTGACGAATTTTATGGTTTTTGTTCAGGTCATTGGGGGAATTACTACTCGCCCATGTTGGAGCACAATGGCAAAATAGTGAAAGGGCAGGGCTTTTGCGTTGATGATTTTACATCCAAGGCAATGGACTTTATTGAAGAGAACAAGGAAAAACCTTTTCTAGTTTATTTACCCTATAATACACCGCACTCACCCATGCAGGTTCCAGATCGTTTTTGGGAAAAGTATCAAGACAAAACACTCACGATGAAAAATACCTATAACAAAAAGTGGGGGCATGGCGAAGACTTCGTTAAGGCAGCTTTGGCGATGTGCGAGAATATTGACTGGAATGTGGGACGCGTGCTAAATAAATTAGATGAACTTCAAATTGCTGATAATACCATTGTTTTATACTTCAGTGATAATGGCCCCAATAGCCCGCGTTGGAATGGTGAGATGAAGGGCAAGAAAGGTAGTGTAGATGAGGGCGGCGTTCGTTCGCCACTGCATTTGCGCTGGCCGCAAAAAGTGGCCCAAGGTCAAGTGATTAAAGAAGTGACAGGGGCGATAGATTTACTTCCTACATTGAGCAGTATGGCGGGAATCGAGTTTCAGAGTAAGAAAAAGCTCGATGGCCTCGATTTTAGTTCCCTACTTACCGGCAAAGAGAAAAACTGGAATGATCAAAGAACTATGTTGGCTTATTGGCGAGGCAAAATGACACTGCGTTCTCAGCATCATCGCTTAGATAGTCAAGGTCGTCTTTATGATATGAGAAATGACCGAGCACAAGAAAATGATTTGAGAAAGGAGCTAAGTCATTTAAAAACTCAACTTATGAGTGAACTTAAAATTTATGATCGTGAAGATAAACAACTGATGTCACAGAAGGATGGGCGTCCCTTTGTGATTTGCCATAAAGATTTTGAGTGGACTCAAATTCCTGCTCGTGATGGTCGGGCATCAGAAGGAATCACTCGTTCTAATAAATTCCCGAATTGTTCTTTCTTTACTAATTGGAAAAAACTTTCTGACTCGATTTCTTTTGATGCTAAAGTTCAGCATGCCGGTGAGTATGAAGTCGAAATTTACTACACCTGTCTCAAGGGCTCCGAAGGTTCTGAATTCAGGATTAGTTTTGGTGATAGCTCTATCGATGGGAAAATTACTAAAGCCCATGATCCGCCACTCTTTGGTATGAAAGAAGATCGCTCAAAACGAGGGGAATCCTACGTTAAAGACTTCAAGGCTTTAAAGCTTGGAACAGTCGTCTTAAAAGAAGGCCAGCAAAAGATCGAAATGCGTGCTCTAAAAATTCCCGGCGATCAAGTCATGGACTTTCGCCTTATGATGCTTCGTAAAGTGAAGTGA
- a CDS encoding ABC transporter permease, translating into MFTYTLMNLVKSPLRSLQLFASCFLVFMLILLASSFQESMSSSLSVNSDDKNVILLGTGSEESLERSEVHQSAIAAAKTIPGLKKSFDQSAVSPEIHYNSVLQFNGVDKEALIRGVQKTALNVYPALELHEGHFPNSGEIMVGRFAWKRLGLTPSELSIGKSIIFEKQEFTIAGIFAAPGTLMESEIWINLNDMISLTQRDSISSITLRLDQAEFDDVDLFAKQRLDLQVAAISEQDYYAKVSSFYEPIQFMAWLTALLIASGALFGGLNTFYAAVESRKKELATLQAIGFQRSKLFLSLYGESLLIHLAAYVFAISSAMYFFPMVNINFGSTFFTLGITHLQIFFGFALAIVLAFAVIILPGWHCLHPQLNSTLND; encoded by the coding sequence ATGTTTACATATACACTCATGAACTTAGTCAAATCCCCTTTGCGAAGTCTGCAATTATTCGCTAGTTGCTTCCTAGTATTTATGCTCATTTTATTGGCCTCATCTTTCCAAGAGAGCATGTCTTCGAGCCTTTCAGTCAATAGCGATGACAAAAATGTCATTCTTCTTGGTACGGGAAGTGAAGAAAGTCTAGAGCGCAGCGAAGTTCATCAAAGTGCAATTGCGGCAGCTAAAACGATCCCTGGGCTGAAGAAATCTTTTGATCAAAGTGCCGTATCACCTGAAATCCACTACAATTCTGTTCTGCAGTTTAATGGCGTCGACAAAGAAGCACTCATTCGTGGCGTTCAAAAAACGGCATTAAACGTCTACCCTGCACTCGAACTCCACGAAGGTCACTTTCCCAATAGCGGAGAAATCATGGTGGGACGTTTTGCTTGGAAAAGACTTGGCCTCACCCCAAGTGAACTTAGCATTGGCAAAAGCATTATTTTTGAGAAACAGGAGTTCACCATCGCAGGCATTTTTGCTGCACCTGGCACTTTGATGGAATCCGAAATCTGGATAAACCTCAACGACATGATTTCTCTAACTCAAAGAGATAGTATTTCGTCCATCACCTTGCGACTCGATCAAGCTGAATTTGATGACGTGGATCTCTTTGCTAAACAAAGGCTCGACTTGCAAGTGGCTGCGATTAGTGAACAGGATTACTACGCTAAAGTCAGTTCCTTTTATGAGCCGATTCAATTCATGGCCTGGCTCACAGCCCTACTGATTGCTTCGGGCGCTCTCTTTGGTGGACTCAATACTTTTTATGCCGCCGTCGAAAGCCGTAAAAAAGAGCTTGCCACTTTACAGGCCATCGGCTTCCAACGCAGTAAACTTTTCCTCTCTTTGTATGGTGAATCACTGCTTATTCATTTGGCCGCTTATGTGTTTGCCATTTCATCTGCCATGTATTTTTTTCCTATGGTGAATATCAATTTCGGAAGTACCTTTTTCACTTTGGGAATCACTCACCTACAAATCTTTTTTGGCTTTGCACTGGCAATCGTCCTTGCTTTTGCGGTCATTATTCTTCCTGGATGGCACTGTCTCCATCCTCAACTTAACAGCACCCTTAACGATTAG
- a CDS encoding ABC transporter permease: MWLINLSLLSFKQIRRHWLRSLLTVAGTACGMFLFMTVETFQDGLKSATEMQAGDDTLVVYRDKRFCPFTSRLPEDYSSKIAKINGVKSVVPVQVIVNNCGTSLDTITFRGFPAGEFQNYFAGKDMDPSLYESWKMASDSAILGKEFAERRGLKAGDRFDAAGITVRVSGILQSDDPQDQNTAFVHLDFLQKSSKRGLGEVTQFNVKVNDHTQLDRVAKEIDQTFRYDREPTHTRPEKAFIANTAKDMIELISFTRWLGLAAVLAVSFLITNTVIIAVRGRVTENAVMQAMGFQMEHLVWMTLAEGLFMGLIGGFSGIAGAYLFLINGNFAISAEGLSIVFNIHLETVLKASVLALAISFVAGIYPAFHSIQGHLVNRLRSH, from the coding sequence ATGTGGCTCATTAACCTCAGCCTACTGTCTTTTAAACAAATTCGGCGACATTGGTTGCGCTCGCTTCTCACAGTTGCGGGCACGGCTTGTGGTATGTTTTTGTTTATGACGGTCGAAACTTTCCAAGATGGCTTAAAAAGCGCAACGGAAATGCAAGCAGGAGACGACACACTCGTTGTCTACCGCGATAAACGTTTCTGCCCCTTTACCAGTCGCTTACCAGAAGATTACTCGAGCAAGATCGCAAAGATAAACGGCGTCAAAAGTGTGGTTCCCGTTCAAGTCATTGTTAATAACTGTGGAACGAGTCTCGACACCATAACTTTCCGTGGGTTCCCCGCAGGTGAATTTCAGAATTATTTCGCTGGAAAAGACATGGATCCCAGTCTCTATGAGTCTTGGAAAATGGCGTCAGATTCAGCGATACTCGGCAAAGAATTTGCCGAGCGCCGAGGACTCAAAGCCGGCGATCGTTTTGATGCCGCAGGCATTACCGTGAGAGTTTCAGGTATCTTACAATCTGATGACCCCCAGGATCAAAACACCGCTTTTGTTCACCTCGATTTCTTGCAGAAATCATCTAAGCGTGGGCTCGGTGAAGTGACGCAATTTAACGTTAAAGTCAATGATCATACTCAACTCGATCGAGTCGCCAAAGAAATTGACCAAACTTTTCGTTACGATCGTGAGCCCACTCACACGCGTCCTGAGAAAGCCTTTATTGCGAATACCGCAAAAGACATGATTGAACTCATCTCTTTCACGCGCTGGTTGGGTCTGGCTGCCGTATTAGCCGTCAGTTTTCTCATCACCAACACAGTGATTATTGCTGTTCGAGGTCGTGTCACTGAAAATGCCGTTATGCAAGCTATGGGTTTCCAAATGGAACACCTCGTTTGGATGACTCTTGCCGAAGGCTTATTCATGGGCCTCATTGGCGGTTTCAGTGGGATTGCGGGGGCCTACCTCTTCCTCATTAATGGCAACTTTGCGATTTCCGCAGAGGGCTTAAGCATTGTCTTTAACATTCATCTCGAAACAGTTTTAAAAGCGAGCGTCTTGGCTTTGGCAATCAGTTTTGTTGCGGGTATTTATCCTGCATTCCATTCGATCCAAGGTCATTTAGTCAATCGTTTAAGGAGTCACTAA
- a CDS encoding ABC transporter ATP-binding protein: MNKTLISCQGISKVYFKGKQEITPLNELDLEIIQGEFLALMGPSGSGKTTLLNILAGIDSPTHGKLFFKEQDISQLKRRQLTNFRAQNMAYIFQLYHLIPVLTAYENVELPLLTHRLSAKQRHDRVCRALELANIADRADHYPKQLSGGQEQRVAIARALVTDPPLIVADEPTGDLDQESAQAILKLLKSLCAELNKTVVMVTHDPKAAAYADRTLFLEKGVLIKGDHHVAH; the protein is encoded by the coding sequence ATGAATAAAACACTTATTTCTTGCCAAGGAATTTCAAAGGTTTACTTCAAAGGCAAACAGGAGATCACTCCCCTCAACGAACTCGATTTAGAAATCATTCAAGGCGAGTTCCTCGCCCTCATGGGACCTTCTGGCAGTGGTAAAACAACCCTCCTCAACATCCTTGCTGGCATTGATTCCCCGACTCATGGCAAACTCTTTTTTAAAGAGCAAGACATCAGCCAACTCAAGCGTCGACAGCTCACCAATTTTCGTGCGCAAAACATGGCTTATATCTTTCAGCTTTATCACTTAATCCCCGTCTTAACTGCCTACGAAAATGTTGAACTCCCCCTACTGACGCATAGACTCTCAGCCAAGCAACGTCATGATCGCGTTTGCCGTGCGCTTGAACTCGCGAATATTGCCGACCGCGCCGATCATTATCCCAAACAATTATCCGGTGGTCAAGAACAACGCGTAGCAATTGCGCGTGCCCTAGTCACTGATCCTCCTCTTATTGTTGCGGATGAACCCACAGGTGATCTCGACCAAGAATCAGCCCAAGCGATTTTAAAGCTCTTGAAATCACTTTGTGCAGAACTCAACAAGACTGTTGTCATGGTGACCCACGACCCAAAAGCTGCCGCCTATGCGGATCGCACCCTCTTCCTCGAAAAGGGAGTCTTAATCAAAGGTGACCATCATGTGGCTCATTAA
- a CDS encoding efflux RND transporter periplasmic adaptor subunit — protein sequence MKSLFDNENKSDIKTPKRRFLYLIPILLLLAIAGFLFSAGKEKFFPPPQYDIARARVSTSAQSLQEGQTLFQAAGWIQANPYPIRATALVSGVVEEIFVKGGDKVTKGQVLATLNKEDIKLELMEANNKLQELNLNVAQHFLSIEVLNAKIKENESLKKTASAIADTANNRKKRLKQAGPGTSKFTQEQAELEHVEKLNKVDEYKFKNQVIEAQIKQTQQLIAIAESQVAIQEVRIQKIELNLKRCTITAPVNGIIQTMHARVGRKQMLNSDNAVSTTVAEIFDPTQILVKVDVPLNELSKVQIGQKTRISLESIKEKLSGEVVSFEGEADYQKNTLEVHVAIPKGHLSLRPEMLAQVEFISSKQSTKNESQSSVFIHEKCLLNKSLYLIDLEGKIKIQQVQVGNQKNGEWIEVTSGLQAGQKAIFQPNTQLKDGLSVKTGSIHE from the coding sequence ATGAAAAGCTTATTTGATAATGAAAATAAATCAGATATAAAAACTCCAAAGCGACGATTTTTATATCTTATCCCCATTTTACTCCTTCTCGCCATTGCTGGCTTCCTATTCAGCGCTGGCAAAGAGAAGTTCTTTCCCCCTCCTCAATACGATATTGCTCGAGCTAGAGTTTCAACGAGTGCACAAAGTCTTCAAGAAGGGCAGACGCTCTTCCAAGCAGCTGGCTGGATCCAAGCCAACCCCTACCCCATTCGCGCCACGGCTCTCGTCAGTGGTGTGGTCGAAGAAATCTTTGTTAAAGGCGGAGATAAGGTCACAAAGGGACAAGTACTCGCCACGCTCAACAAGGAAGATATCAAGCTTGAGCTCATGGAAGCTAATAACAAACTCCAAGAACTTAATCTAAACGTCGCACAACACTTCCTAAGTATTGAAGTCTTAAACGCTAAGATCAAAGAAAACGAGAGTTTGAAGAAAACCGCAAGTGCTATTGCGGACACCGCAAACAATCGTAAAAAACGCCTCAAACAAGCGGGACCTGGCACCTCGAAATTCACCCAAGAGCAAGCTGAATTAGAGCATGTGGAAAAACTTAATAAAGTCGATGAGTACAAATTTAAGAACCAAGTGATCGAAGCCCAAATAAAGCAGACACAACAGCTCATTGCCATTGCCGAATCACAAGTCGCTATTCAAGAAGTCCGAATTCAAAAAATTGAACTTAATTTGAAGCGTTGCACCATCACTGCTCCCGTCAATGGCATTATCCAAACTATGCACGCCCGCGTAGGTCGTAAGCAGATGCTCAACTCTGACAATGCGGTTTCTACCACTGTGGCTGAAATCTTTGATCCGACTCAAATCTTAGTAAAAGTCGACGTCCCGCTCAATGAGCTCAGCAAAGTACAAATTGGACAAAAAACTCGCATCAGTCTCGAATCAATTAAAGAAAAACTTTCTGGTGAAGTCGTTTCATTTGAAGGTGAAGCAGATTACCAAAAAAACACTTTGGAGGTTCATGTCGCCATACCGAAAGGTCACCTCAGCTTACGTCCCGAAATGCTTGCTCAAGTTGAATTCATTTCTTCTAAGCAAAGCACTAAAAACGAAAGCCAATCGAGTGTGTTTATCCATGAAAAATGTCTCTTAAACAAGTCTCTTTACCTCATTGATCTAGAAGGAAAAATCAAAATCCAACAAGTCCAAGTAGGAAATCAAAAAAATGGCGAATGGATTGAGGTCACCAGCGGTCTACAAGCCGGTCAAAAAGCCATTTTCCAACCCAACACTCAACTCAAAGATGGTCTTTCTGTAAAGACTGGGAGCATCCATGAATAA
- a CDS encoding protein kinase domain-containing protein — protein MSDTSTKDLKKDLKSSDTLKIVAKDLDINKMLTKADTIRIKEPDNIQVSASSGGSLKIKIPAMKKKEGGFAIRIICPSCEFKNCTNIQNLFDKVSCHKCSTQIRVPVETPKFIYENYIAETPCLNIFKAYNKKHDFHGDVVTYEKLELGEHDPAKLEARLGRLKDLEVKNYINPRYFQHDETGYFVTRANAKYRMNVYLQKKGKVDPRKAAQILYQTSVIADDLAKEGVFGAFLPTDIMLDENGDVKLCDYGVRDGIFEEMNEHHHVFIDSLAPETISHRFHDEHSAVYSLGILTILFLTGKSPFQEFSPSRISKERENYWSHLAEYELPGFLEYMLDMNVNARPSLDECSTYFLQMIENLDTRNHY, from the coding sequence ATGAGCGATACGTCTACTAAAGATTTGAAAAAAGATCTTAAGTCGTCCGATACATTAAAGATCGTTGCAAAAGATCTTGATATAAATAAGATGCTCACGAAAGCTGATACAATTCGGATTAAGGAACCTGATAATATCCAAGTTAGTGCCTCGTCTGGAGGTAGTTTAAAAATTAAAATCCCCGCAATGAAGAAAAAAGAGGGTGGTTTTGCCATTCGAATTATTTGTCCTTCTTGTGAGTTTAAGAACTGTACCAATATTCAAAACCTTTTTGATAAAGTTTCCTGCCATAAATGTTCCACCCAAATCCGTGTTCCTGTGGAAACTCCGAAATTCATTTATGAAAATTATATTGCGGAAACTCCCTGCCTAAATATCTTCAAAGCTTATAATAAGAAGCATGATTTTCATGGCGATGTGGTGACTTACGAAAAGTTAGAATTAGGTGAACACGACCCCGCCAAACTTGAAGCGAGATTAGGTAGGCTGAAAGATTTAGAAGTCAAAAATTATATAAACCCTCGTTATTTTCAGCATGATGAAACAGGCTATTTTGTGACTCGTGCGAATGCGAAATACCGCATGAATGTTTATTTACAGAAAAAAGGGAAAGTTGATCCTCGCAAAGCTGCACAGATCCTTTATCAAACTTCAGTTATCGCTGATGACTTGGCCAAAGAAGGTGTTTTTGGAGCTTTCTTACCGACTGATATTATGTTAGATGAAAATGGTGATGTGAAATTATGCGACTACGGTGTGCGCGATGGTATTTTTGAAGAAATGAATGAGCATCATCATGTGTTCATTGACTCATTGGCGCCAGAAACAATTAGTCACCGTTTTCATGATGAGCATTCAGCTGTTTATTCCTTGGGGATTTTAACAATTTTGTTTTTGACTGGAAAAAGTCCTTTTCAAGAATTCAGCCCTTCTAGAATTAGTAAGGAACGTGAGAATTACTGGAGCCATTTAGCAGAATATGAATTGCCAGGTTTTCTCGAGTATATGCTCGATATGAACGTGAATGCGAGGCCAAGTCTGGATGAATGTAGTACTTACTTCTTGCAGATGATCGAAAATTTAGATACGCGTAATCATTATTAG
- the gatC gene encoding Asp-tRNA(Asn)/Glu-tRNA(Gln) amidotransferase subunit GatC produces the protein MSDFDVEHFAKLSRLNINEEEKVTLQKQMNDILGMVNELMELELDGVEGTNFAVQMENVIREDNSAPSLPAEVAAATFPDREENLNRTPVILEDND, from the coding sequence ATGAGCGATTTTGATGTAGAGCACTTTGCTAAGCTCTCGCGATTGAACATAAATGAAGAAGAGAAAGTGACTTTGCAAAAGCAAATGAATGATATTCTCGGTATGGTAAACGAGCTCATGGAGCTCGAACTTGATGGCGTTGAAGGAACAAACTTTGCCGTTCAAATGGAAAATGTAATTCGTGAAGATAACTCAGCGCCTTCATTGCCTGCGGAAGTTGCAGCGGCAACTTTCCCTGATAGAGAAGAAAACTTGAACCGCACGCCGGTGATTCTTGAGGATAATGACTAA
- the gatA gene encoding Asp-tRNA(Asn)/Glu-tRNA(Gln) amidotransferase subunit GatA, which yields MSLINLSLHEAADKLAAGEVTSRQLCEALLAQIDKVEGKVGALVSINNEKALAAADASDARRAAGETLGRYDGLPITIKDNIVEAGEEAKCSSSILDGLENVYDSTVVRKLKEAGCVVFGRANMDEFAMGSTTETSQIKKTSNPHNLDCVPGGSSGGSAAGVASKEFLGALGSDTGGSIRQPASFCGIVGLKPTYGLVSRFGLVAFASSLDQIGPMSKDVQDSALMLDIINGEDEKDSTAIPGKITDFEASLQGADVKGMKLGVPAEYFEVDGMDADVKASVEAAIAKLEAMGAEIVPVSLPHTKYAIATYYVIATAEACTNLARFDGIRYGKRYTGTDDIIETYFESRSRGFGKEVQRRIMLGTYVLSSYEDHKYYHRAQKVRTLIRQDFEKAYEQCDLIVAPVSPETAFKSGESSEDPMKMYLADILTTSANLAGICGISVPCGKDKNDMPIGLQIMGPAMGEKKLLQAAYAYEQNAGVELKEVEL from the coding sequence ATGAGCTTAATTAATCTTTCACTCCACGAAGCTGCCGACAAGCTCGCAGCTGGCGAAGTTACGTCACGTCAACTCTGTGAAGCTTTATTGGCACAAATTGACAAGGTAGAAGGCAAGGTTGGTGCTTTGGTATCAATCAACAATGAAAAAGCTTTAGCGGCTGCGGATGCATCTGATGCGCGCCGTGCAGCTGGTGAAACGCTTGGCCGTTACGATGGCCTGCCGATTACGATTAAAGATAATATCGTTGAAGCTGGCGAAGAAGCCAAATGTTCTTCATCAATTCTCGATGGTCTCGAAAACGTGTATGACTCAACAGTTGTTCGCAAGCTTAAAGAAGCGGGCTGTGTTGTTTTTGGTCGAGCCAACATGGATGAATTTGCCATGGGTTCCACCACTGAAACAAGTCAGATCAAAAAGACTTCTAACCCGCACAATCTCGATTGCGTTCCCGGCGGTTCATCTGGTGGCTCTGCAGCGGGTGTGGCGTCCAAAGAATTTTTAGGTGCCCTCGGTTCCGATACGGGTGGTTCTATTCGTCAGCCAGCATCATTTTGTGGTATCGTTGGTCTCAAACCAACATATGGCTTGGTTTCACGTTTTGGTCTCGTTGCTTTCGCATCTTCACTCGACCAGATTGGTCCGATGTCAAAAGACGTTCAGGATTCAGCGCTCATGCTAGATATCATCAATGGTGAAGACGAAAAGGATTCTACTGCGATTCCGGGTAAAATTACTGATTTTGAAGCCTCACTTCAAGGTGCAGATGTTAAAGGTATGAAGCTCGGTGTACCAGCTGAGTACTTTGAGGTAGATGGCATGGATGCCGACGTGAAAGCAAGTGTTGAAGCGGCTATTGCCAAACTCGAAGCCATGGGTGCAGAAATTGTTCCTGTTTCACTGCCTCATACAAAATATGCGATTGCAACTTACTACGTGATCGCCACGGCTGAAGCTTGCACGAACTTGGCGCGCTTCGATGGTATTCGTTATGGTAAGCGTTACACGGGAACTGATGACATCATCGAAACTTACTTCGAGTCGCGTTCACGCGGTTTCGGTAAAGAGGTTCAGCGTCGTATCATGCTCGGTACTTATGTTCTTTCTTCCTATGAAGATCACAAGTATTATCACCGTGCCCAAAAAGTTCGTACCTTGATTCGTCAGGATTTTGAAAAAGCCTATGAGCAATGTGACCTTATTGTTGCCCCAGTGTCACCTGAAACAGCCTTTAAATCTGGCGAGAGTTCAGAAGATCCGATGAAAATGTACCTCGCAGATATTCTCACAACTTCAGCGAACCTTGCGGGAATTTGCGGTATCTCTGTACCGTGCGGCAAAGATAAAAACGATATGCCTATCGGTCTCCAAATTATGGGTCCGGCCATGGGCGAGAAAAAATTACTTCAAGCGGCTTATGCTTATGAGCAGAATGCTGGTGTAGAACTCAAAGAAGTGGAGCTCTAA
- the gatB gene encoding Asp-tRNA(Asn)/Glu-tRNA(Gln) amidotransferase subunit GatB, with protein sequence MSKYKVIIGLEIHVQALTESKVFCSCKNEFGAPSNSNVCAVCLAHPGVLPVVNREAINQIIKAGLMTDSEIALYSKFDRKSYFYPDQPKNYQITQFDLPFAANGKIPIGGKGLSGEMIEARDINMERIHLEEDVGKSVHHGTHSTVDYNRAGVPLLETVSMPEMHSADEAYAYVQSLQQIMRFGGISDCDQEKGQFRCDVNISLHKPGTPFGTKIEIKNLNSTRHIWLSINHEIERQTEILDELEGTGPNGEDGVLPVQETRRWNDARQETVLMRTKESADDYRYFPEPDLPPVVTTAEEVEEFRANLPMKPQAYREKFVKEFKITEYDAHVLTLEKPTADFFLEAASGSKNPKGVANIMMNNLNKLLSELDKTIAETALEPTHLSQLVDLAESGKIAKSSFGKLLPELCEKGGKAEEVAKSAGVIIEQDEGALEGWVDEVIAANPKAVGEFKEGQKNAVNFLMGQVMKASRGKANPPMVIKMINQKLR encoded by the coding sequence ATGTCAAAATATAAGGTTATTATTGGTCTTGAAATTCACGTTCAAGCACTCACTGAATCAAAAGTTTTCTGTAGCTGTAAGAATGAATTCGGTGCACCATCAAACTCCAATGTTTGTGCCGTTTGTTTAGCTCATCCAGGCGTGCTTCCTGTTGTTAACCGCGAAGCGATTAATCAGATTATTAAAGCGGGTCTGATGACTGACTCGGAGATCGCCCTTTACTCAAAGTTTGACCGTAAGTCTTACTTCTACCCAGATCAGCCAAAAAACTATCAGATCACTCAGTTTGATCTGCCTTTCGCGGCTAATGGCAAGATTCCAATCGGTGGTAAAGGTCTCTCAGGAGAGATGATTGAAGCACGTGATATTAACATGGAAAGAATTCACTTGGAAGAAGATGTCGGTAAATCAGTTCACCATGGCACACACTCAACAGTGGACTACAACCGTGCAGGCGTCCCGCTTCTCGAAACAGTTTCAATGCCAGAAATGCACTCAGCGGACGAAGCTTACGCTTACGTTCAATCACTGCAGCAAATCATGCGTTTCGGTGGTATTTCTGACTGTGACCAAGAGAAAGGTCAGTTCCGTTGCGATGTGAATATTTCACTTCACAAGCCAGGAACTCCCTTCGGTACAAAAATTGAAATTAAGAACCTCAACTCAACACGTCACATCTGGCTCTCGATCAATCATGAAATCGAGCGTCAAACAGAGATTTTAGACGAACTCGAAGGTACAGGCCCAAATGGCGAAGATGGTGTATTGCCAGTTCAGGAAACACGTCGCTGGAACGATGCTCGCCAAGAAACCGTACTTATGCGTACTAAAGAATCTGCGGATGATTACCGCTACTTCCCGGAGCCAGATCTTCCCCCAGTAGTGACCACAGCTGAAGAAGTCGAAGAATTTCGTGCCAATCTTCCCATGAAGCCTCAGGCTTACCGAGAGAAGTTTGTCAAAGAATTTAAAATCACTGAGTACGACGCGCATGTATTAACACTTGAAAAGCCTACGGCAGATTTTTTCTTAGAGGCTGCTTCAGGATCTAAGAATCCTAAAGGTGTTGCAAATATCATGATGAATAACCTCAATAAGCTTCTTTCTGAGCTCGATAAAACGATTGCAGAAACGGCGCTTGAACCCACTCACCTAAGTCAATTAGTTGACCTTGCTGAAAGCGGTAAAATTGCGAAATCATCTTTCGGTAAACTTCTTCCTGAACTCTGTGAAAAGGGTGGTAAGGCTGAAGAAGTAGCGAAGTCGGCTGGTGTGATCATCGAGCAAGACGAAGGTGCGCTCGAAGGTTGGGTCGACGAAGTGATCGCCGCTAATCCGAAGGCAGTTGGAGAATTCAAAGAAGGTCAAAAGAATGCCGTCAACTTCCTCATGGGACAAGTGATGAAAGCCTCGCGAGGCAAGGCTAACCCGCCGATGGTTATTAAAATGATCAATCAAAAACTCAGATAA